The following proteins are co-located in the Vigna angularis cultivar LongXiaoDou No.4 chromosome 2, ASM1680809v1, whole genome shotgun sequence genome:
- the LOC108346855 gene encoding putative GDP-L-fucose synthase 2 isoform X1, with protein MGSQDNNAALSSNSFLPHKSSKVFVAGHRGLVGAAIVRKLTQVGFTNLVLRTHAELDLTRQSDVEAFFVSEKPEFVIVAAAKVGGIHANNTYPADFIAINLQIQTNVIDSAYRNGTKKLLFLGSSCIYPKFAPQPIPEDALLTGPLEPTNEWYAIAKIAGIKMCQAYRIQYKWDAISGMPTNLYGPYDNFHPENSHVLPALMRRFHEAKVKGAKEVVVWGTGSPLREFMHVDDLADAVIFMMEKYSGLEHLNVGSGKEVTIKELAELMKEVVGFEGDLVWDSTKPDGTPRKLMDSSKLASLGWTPKVSLKDGLADTYKWYLENVNL; from the exons ATGGGAAGCCAGGACAATAATG CAGCATTGTCATCAAACTCATTTCTACCTCACAAATCCTCCAAGGTGTTTGTTGCTGGTCACCGGGGTCTTGTTGGCGCGGCCATTGTCCGCAAGCTGACCCAAGTTGGATTCACTAATTTAGTCCTGCGTACTCATGCTGAGCTTGATCTCACTCGACAATCTGATGTTGAGGCCTTCTTTGTCTCCGAGAAACCTGAATTTGTCATTGTAGCTGCAGCCAAAGTTGGTGGCATCCATGCCAACAACACCTACCCTGCTGATTTCATTGCCATCAACCTCCAAATCCAGACCAATGTCATCGATTCTGCTTATCGCAATGGTACCAAGAAACTACTGTTTTTGGGTTCCTCTTGCATTTACCCCAAATTTGCTCCCCAACCGATTCCAGAAGATGCTTTGCTTACTGGACCATTGGAGCCTACAAATGAATGGTATGCCATTGCCAAGATTGCTGGGATCAAAATGTGCCAGGCTTACAGAATTCAGTACAAGTGGGATGCAATTTCGGGAATGCCCACCAACTTGTATGGACCATACGACAACTTCCACCCTGAGAATTCACATGTGTTACCAGCTCTGATGAGAAGGTTTCATGAGGCAAAGGTCAAAGGAGCGAAAGAGGTGGTGGTATGGGGCACAGGGAGTCCATTGAGGGAGTTCATGCATGTTGATGATTTGGCTGATGCAGTTATTTTCATGATGGAAAAGTACAGTGGACTGGAACATTTGAATGTAGGGAGTGGAAAGGAAGTTACTATTAAGGAATTGGCTGAGTTGATGAAAGAAGTGGTGGGGTTTGAGGGAGATCTTGTTTGGGATTCTACTAAGCCTGATGGTACTCCAAGGAAGCTCATGGATAGCTCAAAACTTGCAAGCCTGGGTTGGACACCAAAAGTCTCTCTTAAGGATGGTCTTGCTGATACTTACAAATGGTACTTGGAAAATGTCAATCTATGA
- the LOC108346855 gene encoding putative GDP-L-fucose synthase 2 isoform X2 has translation MGSQDNNALSSNSFLPHKSSKVFVAGHRGLVGAAIVRKLTQVGFTNLVLRTHAELDLTRQSDVEAFFVSEKPEFVIVAAAKVGGIHANNTYPADFIAINLQIQTNVIDSAYRNGTKKLLFLGSSCIYPKFAPQPIPEDALLTGPLEPTNEWYAIAKIAGIKMCQAYRIQYKWDAISGMPTNLYGPYDNFHPENSHVLPALMRRFHEAKVKGAKEVVVWGTGSPLREFMHVDDLADAVIFMMEKYSGLEHLNVGSGKEVTIKELAELMKEVVGFEGDLVWDSTKPDGTPRKLMDSSKLASLGWTPKVSLKDGLADTYKWYLENVNL, from the exons ATGGGAAGCCAGGACAATAATG CATTGTCATCAAACTCATTTCTACCTCACAAATCCTCCAAGGTGTTTGTTGCTGGTCACCGGGGTCTTGTTGGCGCGGCCATTGTCCGCAAGCTGACCCAAGTTGGATTCACTAATTTAGTCCTGCGTACTCATGCTGAGCTTGATCTCACTCGACAATCTGATGTTGAGGCCTTCTTTGTCTCCGAGAAACCTGAATTTGTCATTGTAGCTGCAGCCAAAGTTGGTGGCATCCATGCCAACAACACCTACCCTGCTGATTTCATTGCCATCAACCTCCAAATCCAGACCAATGTCATCGATTCTGCTTATCGCAATGGTACCAAGAAACTACTGTTTTTGGGTTCCTCTTGCATTTACCCCAAATTTGCTCCCCAACCGATTCCAGAAGATGCTTTGCTTACTGGACCATTGGAGCCTACAAATGAATGGTATGCCATTGCCAAGATTGCTGGGATCAAAATGTGCCAGGCTTACAGAATTCAGTACAAGTGGGATGCAATTTCGGGAATGCCCACCAACTTGTATGGACCATACGACAACTTCCACCCTGAGAATTCACATGTGTTACCAGCTCTGATGAGAAGGTTTCATGAGGCAAAGGTCAAAGGAGCGAAAGAGGTGGTGGTATGGGGCACAGGGAGTCCATTGAGGGAGTTCATGCATGTTGATGATTTGGCTGATGCAGTTATTTTCATGATGGAAAAGTACAGTGGACTGGAACATTTGAATGTAGGGAGTGGAAAGGAAGTTACTATTAAGGAATTGGCTGAGTTGATGAAAGAAGTGGTGGGGTTTGAGGGAGATCTTGTTTGGGATTCTACTAAGCCTGATGGTACTCCAAGGAAGCTCATGGATAGCTCAAAACTTGCAAGCCTGGGTTGGACACCAAAAGTCTCTCTTAAGGATGGTCTTGCTGATACTTACAAATGGTACTTGGAAAATGTCAATCTATGA